In Exiguobacterium sibiricum 7-3, a genomic segment contains:
- a CDS encoding Rok-like winged helix domain-containing protein: MEIEEEYRRLQRRAEYLIAELSRGTSESTKEIAVTQERPLKQRRVNQRYPLEVYVHQISDLMRERESMSARDIQMELELRYRHQISNIYQLMAKVEQANPAIKKVGRGIYTYDPSAEVPIFM, translated from the coding sequence ATGGAAATTGAAGAGGAATACCGTCGTCTGCAACGGCGCGCTGAGTATTTAATCGCGGAATTAAGCCGGGGAACAAGCGAGTCAACAAAAGAAATCGCCGTGACACAAGAACGTCCCCTCAAACAACGCCGTGTGAACCAGCGTTACCCGCTGGAAGTGTATGTCCACCAAATCAGTGACTTAATGCGTGAACGCGAATCGATGTCGGCACGTGATATCCAAATGGAACTGGAACTCCGGTACCGTCACCAAATCAGTAACATTTATCAATTGATGGCCAAAGTGGAACAAGCGAATCCTGCGATTAAAAAAGTCGGACGCGGCATCTATACATATGATCCATCTGCAGAAGTCCCAATCTTCATGTGA
- a CDS encoding SLAP domain-containing protein: protein MQPSIDSDIQPALYFTEDMPIVKEDEYVFRYALNQLPKLGQDQLAIHLFQVLQTEPLHLIALFQNTLARSFQLNDLVVLVLSGDQLVARKTFTIEEVPVLLPTATLPLWLEFSDEEQFVDLSTLDAPLELVFSNEQLTDLVIDDSFTAPEQRLIRQIAFSHPAPPTDGWSLLPVSIFKQEQSVEAIVLVRNPSGQSLELDFLSFELLLGGQAVAATRHASVTVSPQSEQAIRLRFEYTAHPSDSLSLRYLPE, encoded by the coding sequence ATGCAACCGTCGATTGATTCTGACATTCAACCCGCGCTTTATTTTACCGAGGATATGCCGATCGTCAAAGAAGACGAGTACGTCTTTCGATACGCACTTAATCAGTTACCTAAACTTGGACAGGATCAGTTAGCCATCCATCTTTTTCAAGTATTACAAACCGAACCGTTGCATTTGATCGCTTTGTTCCAAAATACACTCGCGCGTTCTTTTCAGCTTAATGATCTTGTCGTCCTCGTTCTGTCAGGTGATCAGCTCGTCGCCAGGAAGACGTTTACGATCGAGGAAGTACCGGTCCTTCTTCCGACAGCGACCTTACCGCTTTGGCTCGAGTTTTCAGATGAAGAGCAGTTCGTCGATTTGTCGACATTGGATGCTCCGCTCGAGCTCGTCTTCTCGAATGAACAGTTAACGGATCTCGTGATTGATGATTCGTTCACTGCTCCGGAACAGCGCTTGATTCGACAAATCGCTTTCTCTCACCCTGCCCCGCCGACAGATGGTTGGTCACTGTTGCCGGTCTCGATTTTCAAGCAGGAACAGAGCGTCGAGGCAATCGTTCTCGTTCGCAATCCGAGTGGACAGTCTCTTGAACTCGACTTCCTCTCGTTTGAGTTGCTGCTTGGTGGTCAAGCGGTCGCCGCAACCCGGCATGCCTCGGTGACCGTGTCGCCGCAAAGTGAACAAGCAATCCGTCTGCGCTTTGAATACACAGCACATCCGAGTGATTCATTGTCTTTACGGTACCTGCCGGAATGA
- a CDS encoding alpha/beta hydrolase, which produces MIHLFEPAKRPGAPIFLLLHGTGGTEQDLVGLVRLLDPEAGYLSVRGEVTENGMPRFFKRLAEGVFDEADLALRTARLIEFVKEMSRTNDFSLQDVIPVGYSNGANIAANMMFEERLFEQAILLHPMVPRRGVTLPDSSQMRIFIGAGTNDPICPASETEDLKEIFEQAGATVDVTWSNHGHQLVMPTIEAAASWIAQK; this is translated from the coding sequence ATGATTCATTTATTTGAACCGGCTAAACGACCAGGCGCACCTATCTTTCTTTTATTACACGGAACAGGCGGGACCGAACAGGATTTAGTCGGACTCGTCCGACTCCTCGATCCGGAGGCCGGTTATCTGTCGGTCCGGGGTGAGGTGACGGAAAACGGGATGCCCCGATTCTTCAAACGATTGGCGGAAGGGGTCTTTGATGAAGCAGATCTTGCCCTTCGGACAGCCCGTTTGATTGAGTTCGTGAAAGAGATGAGCCGGACAAATGACTTTTCCCTTCAAGACGTCATCCCGGTCGGTTATTCGAACGGTGCGAACATCGCGGCGAACATGATGTTCGAAGAACGGTTGTTTGAACAGGCGATCTTGCTTCATCCGATGGTACCGCGTCGCGGCGTGACGTTACCAGATTCGTCGCAGATGCGAATCTTTATCGGGGCTGGAACCAATGATCCGATTTGCCCGGCTTCGGAAACGGAAGACTTAAAAGAGATTTTCGAACAGGCGGGGGCTACGGTCGATGTGACCTGGTCGAACCACGGTCATCAGCTCGTCATGCCGACCATCGAAGCAGCAGCAAGCTGGATCGCTCAAAAATAA
- a CDS encoding N-acetylmuramoyl-L-alanine amidase, whose translation MDKLTKALTSALVLFLLITIAFPSSLVSAASGITFTKTTYQTTDLLNLRSSDSVSSKKLTTIPKKTSLTSNYRIGEWYRVTHSGKTGYVLGQYLTKVVSGTKFEETNYQTTDALSLRQEASTSSARLLTIPVKTTLTSSFRDGNWYKVTYNKQTGFVSGAYLKKVTASSTAYTTTERLNFRSAPATSGALLMTIPSNQVVQSLSISSNWHKITYGGKTGYVMGTYLKKGSAPSTVPSAGNADYSGVKMYVLIDSGSTVALRASASVLSGQLTRLGRGTPVLVTNSLHKTRGFVAVQTPDGRRGYVEATYLTLFQPSPSNRPLIVLDPGHGAYDPGAVRAGIAERDIVLSVARQVAGLLQGKVDLTLTRYTNDYYPSLGDRSAMANALSTSRFVSIHINASNGASASGAESYYYKGTTSVQLAQAIQQRLTAYAGMRDRGVQFANYAVIRGTQAPAVLAELGFLSNASDRAKLADPSYQARYAQAIADGILATL comes from the coding sequence ATGGACAAATTAACTAAAGCCTTAACATCGGCCCTGGTACTTTTTCTTCTGATCACCATCGCTTTTCCGTCCTCATTAGTATCGGCTGCATCTGGTATAACGTTTACGAAAACAACCTATCAAACAACAGATTTACTGAATTTGCGTTCGTCTGACTCGGTTTCTTCAAAAAAATTAACGACGATTCCAAAGAAGACGTCTCTGACATCCAACTACCGGATCGGTGAATGGTACCGTGTCACGCACAGCGGCAAAACCGGTTATGTGCTCGGTCAATACTTAACGAAAGTCGTCAGCGGAACGAAATTTGAAGAAACAAACTACCAGACGACGGATGCCTTATCGTTGCGTCAAGAAGCTTCGACGTCTTCAGCACGCCTCCTGACCATTCCGGTCAAGACGACGCTGACGTCGAGTTTCCGGGACGGCAATTGGTACAAAGTGACGTATAACAAACAAACCGGTTTTGTCTCCGGTGCCTATTTAAAGAAAGTGACGGCATCGTCGACAGCCTACACGACGACTGAACGGCTGAACTTCCGGAGTGCCCCGGCAACATCCGGTGCCTTATTGATGACGATTCCGAGCAATCAGGTCGTCCAGTCCCTATCCATCAGTTCCAACTGGCATAAAATCACTTACGGCGGGAAAACTGGATATGTCATGGGCACCTATTTGAAAAAAGGATCAGCTCCCTCGACTGTACCGTCTGCCGGAAATGCCGATTACAGTGGTGTCAAGATGTACGTCCTGATTGATTCCGGCAGCACCGTCGCGTTACGGGCATCCGCTTCCGTCCTCAGCGGACAACTCACGCGTCTCGGCCGCGGTACGCCGGTTCTCGTGACGAACAGTCTTCATAAGACACGTGGTTTTGTTGCTGTCCAAACACCTGACGGCCGACGCGGATATGTCGAAGCCACTTATTTGACGCTCTTCCAACCTAGTCCGTCTAATCGTCCATTGATCGTCCTCGATCCTGGACATGGTGCTTACGATCCCGGCGCCGTCCGGGCAGGGATTGCAGAACGGGACATCGTCTTATCTGTCGCGCGTCAAGTCGCCGGTCTTCTACAGGGAAAAGTCGATCTGACGCTGACGCGTTACACAAATGATTATTATCCGTCACTCGGGGACCGGAGTGCGATGGCGAATGCCTTGTCGACGTCACGGTTCGTCAGCATCCACATCAATGCTTCGAATGGCGCCAGTGCGTCCGGTGCGGAAAGTTACTACTATAAAGGAACGACTTCGGTTCAACTCGCACAGGCAATCCAGCAACGGTTGACAGCATACGCCGGTATGCGTGACCGCGGTGTCCAGTTTGCCAACTATGCCGTCATTCGCGGTACGCAGGCACCGGCCGTCCTGGCGGAACTCGGTTTCCTATCGAATGCGTCCGATCGTGCGAAACTGGCGGACCCTTCTTATCAGGCGCGTTACGCCCAGGCGATTGCCGACGGTATCCTCGCGACACTCTAA
- the secA2 gene encoding accessory Sec system translocase SecA2: protein MFQRVKQLIDEQSRRMRRYEKTVLLINSLEAEMEQKTDEELRLLTESLKNRLQAGEKIEAITVTAFALVREASKRTLGLRHYDVQLLGGLALLSGQIAEMATGEGKTLVASLASFTQALHGQGVHVITVNEYLARRDAEQIGQIHRFLGLTVGINSAELSFEEKQQAYASDITYGVGTEFGFDYLRDHLVMRQEDRLQRPLRFALIDEVDSVLIDEAKTPLIMAERDTVHEGLQQLVRHVVKDFKEDEDYSFDEEIKAVALTDQGIETIERIFGIDQLFAAEHAVLFHYVIQALRAHVVLQRDVDYIVKDDKIALVDLFTGRLMEGRSLSDGLHQALEAKEHVSVTEENRTTAQITIQHYFRLYHHVCGMTGTAATSRDEFLKTYRMDVVSIPPNRPKIRIDEADILFLTSPEKYSAIAAATETAHLTGQPVLIGTTSIEQSLKVADVLDQRQIPYEILNAKTVDQEIRIIESAGRHGRVTIATNMAGRGTDILLDDAAKAQGGLFVIGTERHESVRIDNQLRGRAGRQGDPGLTRFYLSLEDELPRRFARERLERVKKKLGPVSGPISTKEAQQLMAYAQETCESVNRSVRDDLVQLEEVISEQRLAIYRLRNQIVDSTTLDQFVQPFAARTVHAYLDQYLTDDLVPEEWPIELLTTELEQLLHQSIGLPLADSIETIKQQMEPLISSVDQKMASQIAEDEETVRRFMLLALDEQWTSHLTAMNSLKEGIHLRSYGQEQPVRIFEREGMDYFRYAIFSFEKQVVSGLCRLEETTLQGGLLHATVD from the coding sequence ATGTTTCAGCGTGTTAAACAATTAATAGATGAACAGAGCCGCAGAATGCGTCGTTACGAAAAAACAGTTTTATTAATTAACAGCTTAGAAGCAGAAATGGAACAAAAAACGGATGAAGAATTAAGGCTTTTGACAGAATCCTTAAAAAATCGTCTCCAGGCCGGCGAGAAGATTGAAGCCATTACAGTGACCGCCTTCGCACTTGTTCGCGAAGCAAGCAAGCGGACACTCGGACTTCGTCATTATGATGTTCAGTTACTAGGTGGACTTGCCCTTCTCTCCGGACAAATCGCCGAAATGGCGACCGGTGAAGGAAAGACACTCGTCGCTTCACTTGCAAGTTTCACCCAGGCTTTGCACGGTCAAGGCGTCCATGTCATCACGGTCAACGAATACCTCGCCCGGCGTGATGCGGAACAGATCGGTCAGATCCACCGTTTCCTAGGTTTGACGGTCGGTATCAATTCAGCCGAACTGTCATTCGAAGAAAAACAACAGGCCTATGCGTCTGACATTACATACGGAGTCGGAACGGAATTCGGTTTCGATTACCTGCGCGACCATCTGGTCATGCGACAAGAAGATCGTCTGCAACGCCCCCTCCGCTTCGCCTTGATTGACGAAGTCGACAGCGTCTTGATTGACGAAGCAAAAACACCTCTCATCATGGCGGAACGCGATACGGTCCATGAAGGACTACAACAATTGGTTCGTCATGTCGTAAAAGACTTTAAAGAAGACGAAGACTATTCGTTCGATGAAGAAATCAAAGCAGTCGCTTTGACGGATCAAGGAATTGAGACGATCGAACGAATTTTTGGGATTGATCAGCTGTTTGCCGCTGAGCACGCCGTCCTGTTCCACTATGTCATCCAAGCACTTCGAGCCCACGTCGTTCTCCAAAGGGATGTCGATTACATCGTCAAGGACGACAAGATTGCGCTCGTCGACTTATTCACCGGCCGGTTGATGGAAGGACGAAGTTTATCGGACGGTCTCCATCAAGCCCTCGAGGCGAAGGAGCACGTCAGCGTGACCGAAGAAAACCGGACGACGGCGCAAATCACGATTCAGCATTACTTCCGCTTGTATCATCACGTGTGCGGGATGACCGGTACTGCTGCCACGTCTCGCGATGAATTTTTGAAGACTTACCGGATGGATGTTGTCTCAATTCCACCGAACCGTCCTAAAATTCGGATTGACGAAGCCGATATCCTATTCTTGACGAGTCCCGAGAAATATTCAGCTATTGCGGCAGCGACCGAAACGGCTCATTTGACGGGGCAACCCGTTTTAATCGGAACGACTTCCATTGAACAATCCTTAAAGGTTGCCGACGTCCTTGATCAACGTCAGATTCCCTACGAGATTTTGAATGCCAAGACCGTCGATCAAGAGATTCGGATCATCGAGTCTGCCGGCCGCCACGGTCGGGTGACGATTGCGACGAATATGGCAGGACGCGGAACGGATATCCTGCTTGATGATGCGGCGAAGGCACAAGGCGGCTTGTTCGTCATCGGTACGGAACGGCATGAGTCCGTCCGGATTGATAACCAGTTGCGTGGTCGGGCAGGACGCCAAGGAGATCCCGGTCTGACCAGGTTCTACCTGTCGCTTGAGGATGAACTGCCTCGACGCTTTGCACGTGAACGGTTAGAGCGCGTCAAAAAGAAACTCGGTCCTGTCAGCGGTCCGATCAGTACAAAAGAAGCTCAGCAACTGATGGCCTATGCGCAGGAAACGTGTGAATCCGTCAATCGCAGCGTCCGTGACGACCTCGTCCAACTTGAAGAGGTCATCAGCGAACAACGCCTTGCCATCTACCGTCTCCGCAATCAAATCGTTGATTCGACGACGCTTGATCAATTCGTTCAGCCATTTGCTGCCCGGACAGTCCACGCCTATCTCGATCAATACTTGACGGATGATCTCGTTCCGGAAGAGTGGCCGATTGAATTATTGACGACGGAACTGGAACAGCTGCTGCATCAATCTATCGGACTTCCCTTGGCCGACTCGATCGAGACCATCAAACAGCAAATGGAGCCGCTGATTAGTTCAGTCGATCAAAAAATGGCGTCGCAGATTGCCGAAGATGAAGAAACGGTACGACGTTTCATGTTACTTGCACTGGACGAACAGTGGACGAGTCATTTAACAGCGATGAACTCGCTTAAGGAAGGGATTCATTTACGCAGTTACGGTCAGGAACAGCCTGTCCGGATTTTTGAACGGGAAGGCATGGATTATTTCCGTTATGCAATCTTCAGTTTTGAAAAACAAGTCGTGTCTGGACTATGTCGTCTGGAAGAGACTACTTTGCAAGGAGGACTGCTTCATGCAACCGTCGATTGA
- a CDS encoding acyltransferase family protein: MNRNPWFDNIKGFLVIFVVIGHMLTDLRFDYDGKLLETVYLIIYSFHMPLFIILSGYFFRENKYLRVIQLFAVYCVWQILIGSWATFGEGLPLLSGQNLGTHLLRPYWALWYLFVMVVWYIVTPYVVHLRGYVWFGLAFALLYGFELENTGFLALRKLIMFYPYFLLGNYLSEHEFIRIFEMPKNFKRRMNVRLIGGLAFASVIGFLLYEAWRDTPQEIVALANAFKHRFPYVEQYDSDAWIGVLKHSVIYFLSITASLGFMMLVPMRRLPLVTRAGELSLYVYLLHVFFVMAWRQYVTTAFVPQTWLALLIVIGVALLIVGVIIHPFVVRLMRPLIEIDIRPIVEERQDLSKKG; this comes from the coding sequence ATGAATCGAAATCCGTGGTTTGATAATATCAAAGGATTCCTTGTCATTTTCGTAGTGATTGGCCATATGCTGACGGATTTACGGTTTGATTACGATGGAAAATTACTCGAAACGGTGTACTTGATCATTTATTCGTTTCACATGCCATTATTTATTATTTTAAGCGGCTACTTTTTCCGTGAAAACAAGTACTTGCGTGTTATTCAACTGTTTGCCGTCTATTGTGTCTGGCAAATTTTGATTGGTTCATGGGCAACGTTTGGAGAAGGATTGCCGTTGTTGTCCGGACAAAATCTCGGAACACATCTGCTACGTCCCTACTGGGCACTCTGGTATTTATTCGTCATGGTCGTCTGGTATATCGTCACACCGTATGTCGTCCATTTACGCGGTTATGTCTGGTTCGGACTCGCCTTTGCTTTATTGTACGGCTTTGAACTCGAAAACACAGGCTTTTTGGCCTTACGTAAATTGATCATGTTCTATCCATACTTCCTGCTCGGGAATTACTTGTCGGAACATGAGTTCATCCGGATTTTCGAGATGCCGAAAAACTTCAAACGGAGAATGAATGTCCGGTTAATTGGCGGACTGGCATTCGCAAGTGTCATCGGTTTCCTTCTTTATGAAGCATGGCGCGATACGCCGCAAGAAATCGTCGCTTTAGCGAATGCATTCAAACACCGCTTCCCGTATGTCGAACAGTATGACAGTGATGCTTGGATTGGAGTGTTGAAGCACAGTGTCATCTACTTCCTGTCGATTACAGCATCACTTGGATTCATGATGCTCGTTCCGATGCGTCGTCTGCCGCTCGTGACACGGGCGGGTGAGCTCAGCTTGTATGTCTACCTGCTGCATGTCTTCTTCGTCATGGCATGGCGGCAATACGTGACAACAGCCTTCGTGCCGCAAACCTGGCTCGCCTTGCTCATCGTCATCGGTGTTGCCTTGCTGATTGTCGGCGTGATTATCCATCCGTTCGTCGTCCGTCTGATGCGTCCGCTGATTGAAATCGATATCCGTCCAATCGTCGAAGAACGACAAGACCTTTCAAAAAAAGGTTAA
- a CDS encoding DUF418 domain-containing protein yields the protein MNPIERADRIVYLDVLRGFALCGILFVNMPSFLGERFTSEMGTADQVLRLLFDLFIQTKFYTLFSVLFGAGFILFINRLRVKKKSLWIFVRRLMALFLFGVIHLLFWRGDILQTYALCGLMLLAFVHTRPATKLWIGLALQLYVFFRYLSIYQYAQSVGDRSIPDPDTTLQSIVAARNVMEFVTYHATVQLPHGLNNSLAIWPEILSLFLIGAYLMERFTIRPPATRTIGLVFGVSLLFSLPLLYPIVQIHQGRVPDGLINYFFVWLSGRTLAVAYAAGVALLVRSGHPLIGFQVLGRMALTNYLTHTLVFTLVLFVTGRYGSIPLWQGTLLVIVILVVQILFSSWYLKRYRQGPVETFWRTVTYGGKKSRNT from the coding sequence ATGAATCCGATTGAACGAGCAGACCGAATTGTCTATCTGGATGTGTTGCGGGGGTTTGCTTTATGCGGAATCCTCTTTGTCAATATGCCAAGTTTCCTTGGGGAACGCTTCACGAGTGAGATGGGAACTGCCGATCAGGTGTTACGTCTACTTTTTGACCTGTTCATCCAAACGAAATTTTACACGTTGTTCAGCGTTTTATTTGGAGCCGGCTTTATCTTATTCATCAACCGGCTACGGGTGAAGAAAAAATCACTGTGGATTTTTGTCCGCCGCTTGATGGCCTTGTTTCTGTTCGGCGTCATTCATCTGTTGTTTTGGAGAGGGGACATCTTACAGACGTATGCCCTTTGCGGCTTGATGTTGCTTGCCTTTGTCCACACACGACCGGCGACGAAATTATGGATCGGTCTCGCCTTGCAACTGTATGTCTTCTTCCGTTATCTTTCAATTTATCAATATGCCCAGTCTGTCGGGGACCGGTCGATTCCGGATCCGGATACGACCCTGCAATCCATCGTGGCGGCACGTAACGTCATGGAATTCGTCACCTATCATGCGACCGTTCAATTACCGCACGGCTTAAATAATTCTTTGGCGATTTGGCCGGAAATTCTTTCCCTGTTTTTAATCGGGGCTTACTTAATGGAACGGTTCACGATCCGTCCGCCGGCGACCCGGACAATCGGTCTCGTGTTCGGTGTCAGTCTGCTGTTTTCGTTACCGTTGCTTTATCCAATCGTTCAGATTCATCAAGGACGTGTCCCGGATGGACTGATCAATTACTTTTTTGTCTGGCTCTCGGGCCGCACACTCGCTGTCGCATATGCGGCGGGGGTGGCCTTACTTGTCCGGTCAGGGCATCCGCTAATCGGGTTTCAAGTGTTGGGGCGGATGGCCTTGACGAATTACCTCACGCACACGCTTGTGTTTACACTGGTGCTGTTCGTGACCGGACGATACGGGTCGATTCCGCTCTGGCAAGGTACTTTGCTGGTCATCGTCATATTAGTCGTGCAAATCCTGTTCTCAAGCTGGTACTTGAAGCGGTATCGTCAAGGTCCTGTAGAGACTTTTTGGAGAACTGTCACATATGGCGGGAAAAAATCACGAAACACCTGA
- a CDS encoding glycosyltransferase family 4 protein, with translation MLWTASIVCFIAALLITPVVKRFAIAVGAVDSPDARKVHVRIMPRLGGLAIYIAFMIGYFILQPSSPYATHILVGGFVVILTGALDDRFQLNARLKLMGQIVAAVVVLNGGIRIEFINLPFDQQLFLGWWSVPLTFLWVIGITNAVNLIDGLDGLAAGVSSIVLLTLISLAVIQGNVYVTIVAILLLMSTFGFLFHNFYPAKIFMGDTGALFLGYMLGVLSLLGFKNVTLFSLAVPVILLGIPISDTLFAIVRRVLQGKPPFAPDKAHLHHRLLDLGFTMRQAVLVIYGLCAVFGMTAVLFSQTTSLGALVSLLMLLLVLDILVESLGLLGERYRPLLNLLERMTSK, from the coding sequence ATGTTATGGACGGCGTCCATTGTCTGTTTTATCGCGGCCTTACTGATCACACCCGTTGTAAAACGCTTTGCGATTGCAGTCGGTGCCGTTGACAGTCCGGACGCGCGAAAGGTACACGTACGAATTATGCCGCGTTTAGGCGGACTTGCGATTTACATCGCATTCATGATCGGTTACTTTATTTTGCAACCTTCCAGTCCCTATGCGACACATATCTTGGTCGGAGGCTTTGTCGTGATTTTGACGGGAGCACTCGATGACCGTTTTCAATTAAATGCCCGTTTGAAATTAATGGGACAGATCGTCGCGGCCGTAGTCGTCTTAAATGGCGGTATCCGGATTGAGTTCATCAATCTGCCGTTCGATCAACAACTGTTTCTCGGCTGGTGGAGTGTCCCGCTGACTTTCCTGTGGGTCATCGGTATCACGAATGCCGTCAACCTGATTGACGGGCTGGATGGACTGGCGGCAGGGGTGTCGAGTATCGTCCTGCTGACGCTGATCAGTCTGGCCGTCATTCAAGGGAACGTCTACGTGACGATTGTCGCGATTCTACTCTTGATGAGTACGTTCGGATTCTTATTCCACAACTTTTATCCGGCAAAGATTTTCATGGGTGATACCGGGGCGTTATTCCTCGGGTATATGTTAGGTGTCTTGTCGTTGCTCGGCTTTAAGAACGTCACATTGTTTTCGCTCGCGGTTCCGGTCATCCTGCTCGGTATTCCGATTTCCGATACCTTGTTTGCGATTGTGCGACGGGTATTGCAAGGAAAACCACCGTTTGCGCCTGATAAAGCCCATCTTCATCACCGGTTACTCGACCTTGGATTTACGATGCGGCAAGCAGTTCTCGTCATCTACGGATTGTGTGCTGTCTTCGGGATGACGGCGGTCCTCTTTTCGCAAACGACTTCACTTGGGGCATTAGTTTCCTTGTTAATGTTATTGCTGGTACTAGATATTCTAGTCGAATCGCTTGGATTACTGGGGGAACGTTATCGACCGTTACTGAATTTGTTGGAACGTATGACATCAAAATGA
- the pgmB gene encoding beta-phosphoglucomutase, producing MAPTIEAVIFDLDGVITDTAEYHYLAWKQLGEELDIPFDREFNETLKGVSRTDSLERILTLGGKQDAFTEQEKVALATKKNDHYVTLIQHISEQDLLPGIIAFLDEIRATGLKIGMASASKNALTVVEALGVRHYFDDIVDAATVAQSKPHPEVFLRAAEALDVAPERCIGVEDAAAGITAIHAAGMYAVGVGPETTLHEADYRVDSTDLLSLEQILASR from the coding sequence ATGGCACCAACGATTGAAGCGGTCATTTTTGACTTGGACGGCGTAATTACCGATACAGCCGAGTATCATTATCTGGCTTGGAAACAACTGGGTGAGGAACTGGACATCCCGTTCGACCGGGAGTTCAATGAAACACTGAAAGGCGTCAGTCGGACCGATTCGCTGGAGCGGATTTTAACACTTGGCGGAAAGCAGGATGCTTTCACGGAACAAGAGAAGGTTGCGCTCGCAACGAAGAAGAATGACCATTACGTCACGTTGATCCAACACATCTCAGAACAGGATCTTCTGCCGGGAATCATTGCATTCCTTGATGAAATCCGTGCGACTGGGCTGAAAATCGGAATGGCGTCAGCTTCTAAAAATGCGTTGACTGTCGTTGAGGCACTTGGAGTTCGACACTATTTTGATGACATCGTCGATGCGGCAACCGTTGCCCAGTCGAAACCACACCCTGAAGTGTTTTTACGGGCAGCAGAGGCGCTTGATGTCGCACCTGAACGTTGTATCGGTGTAGAAGATGCAGCAGCAGGAATTACGGCCATTCATGCAGCGGGTATGTATGCTGTCGGAGTCGGTCCGGAAACGACGTTACATGAGGCAGACTATCGTGTCGATTCGACGGATTTGCTTTCCCTTGAGCAGATTCTAGCTAGTCGCTAA
- a CDS encoding SGNH/GDSL hydrolase family protein: MKKALVILSVVANVVLLALLLGRKPIELFEQAFPATNTQPITTFQYTKNPNYVRLNSLFHTYQYPKSPNSVMLGDSMTNFGDWRILLNDPTIVNFGIPGDTTEGFLTRLDLIVEMQPKRVFLMGGINDIRHFTPIPTITENMTTIVTTLRKNNIDVVIQSTLPVAPKYSDSVRVNRDVEALNRNLEQLAESADIPFVDLRPELTNQQGYLQNRMTYDGLHLVGGGYLRWSDALKPFAERIQITENK; encoded by the coding sequence ATGAAAAAAGCACTAGTCATTCTCTCGGTCGTCGCAAACGTCGTCCTCCTCGCCTTATTGCTCGGACGCAAACCGATCGAGCTATTCGAGCAGGCCTTTCCTGCGACGAACACACAACCCATCACGACATTCCAATATACGAAAAATCCGAACTACGTCCGTTTGAATAGTCTCTTTCATACTTATCAATACCCAAAATCACCGAATTCTGTCATGCTCGGTGACTCGATGACGAATTTTGGTGATTGGCGGATCCTGCTCAATGATCCGACGATTGTCAATTTCGGGATTCCCGGTGATACGACGGAAGGATTTTTGACGCGGCTTGACCTGATTGTCGAGATGCAACCCAAACGTGTTTTCTTGATGGGTGGCATCAATGACATCCGTCACTTCACCCCGATTCCGACGATTACGGAAAACATGACGACGATCGTGACGACACTGCGAAAAAATAACATTGATGTCGTCATTCAGTCAACGTTACCCGTCGCACCAAAATATTCCGATTCGGTTCGCGTCAATCGTGACGTCGAAGCCTTGAACCGAAATCTTGAACAGCTTGCAGAATCTGCCGATATTCCCTTTGTTGATTTACGACCGGAGTTGACGAATCAGCAAGGTTATCTTCAAAACCGGATGACGTACGACGGTCTTCATTTGGTCGGTGGCGGCTACCTGCGATGGAGCGACGCTTTAAAACCGTTTGCGGAACGGATTCAGATTACGGAAAACAAATAA
- a CDS encoding Asp23/Gls24 family envelope stress response protein, with the protein MSYNLNNADGVVNVSQQVIEVIAGVAVQETEGIAFTQDDSKLQEKQMVKLVKVEDVDGAITVSLSVHIKYGMSIIKTAGKVQERIAQDMENMLAFQPKAINVRVIGLLKG; encoded by the coding sequence ATGTCATATAACTTAAACAATGCGGATGGTGTCGTAAACGTTTCCCAACAAGTCATTGAAGTGATTGCCGGGGTAGCAGTTCAAGAAACCGAAGGGATTGCCTTTACACAAGACGATTCGAAGTTACAGGAAAAACAGATGGTCAAACTCGTGAAGGTCGAGGATGTTGACGGTGCGATTACGGTCAGTCTTTCGGTTCATATCAAATACGGGATGTCGATCATCAAGACGGCAGGAAAAGTACAGGAACGGATTGCGCAAGATATGGAGAACATGTTGGCATTCCAACCGAAAGCCATTAACGTGCGTGTAATCGGTTTATTAAAAGGATAA